A stretch of the Marivirga tractuosa DSM 4126 genome encodes the following:
- a CDS encoding amidohydrolase family protein yields MKLLKIAAKAIIVLITVIVIFILTVFILDNRNTRYLKITNHPEGERNSYLIKNVNIVPMSSDTILVDKMVLIEDGVITEISSDISVEQHTIIDGKDQYLMPGLIDMHVHVWDEYELGLYLANGVTTVRNLWGQPMHLRMKELIESGEILSPNFFTSGPKLTGSEFMGDDNLQIFSEEEAKEVVIDTKEKGYDFIKTYYGLPQEYFDVVIDQAKLSRLDIAAHPSNKVAYDYHFNSQIKTIEHAEDIVQQPLEYKLDSAKLEEVVIDFSKAEGTSFCPTLTVYHNIYKMIINDSILHSSDLNYMNPLIRMVDSEAQFSRWNSAKRNDSTIESSIKNQHEFHLLAIKKLHEAGVNIVCGTDAGIGVTIPGKSIHQELAFYKKAGLSNYQVLKTATINPSKTHEFLNDFGTIERGKVANLLLVDDNPLDNLATLEQPQIVFSGGRMINRATLNTFEVKAAERSNLLASAFRYIEFLLLK; encoded by the coding sequence ATGAAACTCTTAAAAATAGCGGCTAAAGCTATTATAGTACTTATTACAGTTATCGTAATTTTCATTTTGACTGTATTCATATTGGATAACCGAAACACCCGTTATCTTAAAATTACAAACCATCCTGAAGGGGAAAGAAATTCTTATCTGATAAAAAATGTAAATATTGTGCCCATGTCCTCCGACACTATTTTAGTTGATAAAATGGTGCTAATCGAAGATGGAGTGATAACTGAAATTTCAAGTGATATTAGCGTAGAGCAACACACCATCATTGATGGTAAAGATCAATACTTGATGCCTGGCTTGATCGATATGCATGTGCATGTTTGGGATGAATATGAATTAGGTTTGTATTTGGCCAATGGAGTCACCACAGTACGAAACCTATGGGGGCAACCCATGCATTTAAGAATGAAGGAACTGATTGAATCTGGAGAGATTTTAAGTCCTAATTTTTTTACTAGTGGTCCCAAGTTGACGGGTTCAGAATTCATGGGGGATGATAATTTGCAAATTTTCAGCGAAGAGGAAGCTAAAGAGGTGGTTATCGATACGAAGGAAAAAGGCTATGATTTCATCAAAACCTATTATGGATTACCTCAGGAGTATTTTGACGTGGTTATAGATCAAGCTAAGTTGAGCAGATTGGATATTGCAGCGCATCCGAGTAATAAAGTTGCTTATGATTATCATTTTAATTCGCAGATTAAAACTATTGAGCATGCAGAAGATATAGTACAGCAACCATTAGAATACAAATTGGATTCAGCGAAATTAGAAGAAGTAGTGATAGATTTCTCAAAAGCTGAAGGAACTTCCTTTTGTCCCACACTTACTGTCTATCACAATATTTATAAAATGATTATCAATGATTCTATCCTACATTCATCGGATTTGAATTATATGAATCCATTAATAAGGATGGTGGATAGTGAAGCACAATTTAGTCGATGGAATAGTGCAAAAAGAAATGACAGTACGATTGAAAGCAGTATTAAAAATCAACATGAATTTCATTTATTGGCTATTAAAAAATTGCACGAAGCTGGTGTAAACATAGTTTGCGGTACTGATGCTGGAATAGGGGTGACCATTCCAGGAAAATCCATTCATCAGGAACTGGCATTTTACAAGAAAGCTGGACTAAGCAATTATCAAGTTTTAAAAACAGCTACCATAAATCCATCGAAAACACATGAATTCTTAAATGACTTTGGTACCATTGAAAGGGGTAAAGTGGCAAATTTGTTACTTGTCGATGATAATCCTCTTGATAATTTAGCAACTCTAGAACAACCTCAGATTGTCTTTTCTGGGGGTAGAATGATCAATCGAGCTACCCTCAATACATTTGAGGTGAAAGCAGCAGAAAGATCAAATCTTTTAGCATCAGCCTTCCGTTATATTGAATTTTTACTATTGAAATAA
- a CDS encoding serine hydrolase domain-containing protein, whose amino-acid sequence MVRRITVLISYFLLSYSLVAQEYEQAIAKARFLIQEHQKQTKIPGLQVAVMIDGEMIWNEEMGYADLENAVPVTSQTQFRTASLAKPLTSIALGKMLEENLISLDNTVEDFFPDYPAPAKQITVRQLAGSISGIRHYNEADPKFRTENYKTVQDAITIFRDDPLDFEPATEYGYSSYGWVLLSAIMEKAAGVSFEKIMNNSWNQLGADNTSFDSPNHDSEDISKFYIKGRKSRELAPFENRSFMYAGGGYLSTAEDLVRIGLQFINFDFLKKSTVDTLTQSLHLKNGALTYYGLGWELSSSKIDTEVWYHNGSMPTARTHWLLLPEEEIVLAYMSNTGEHVFFNDAEAHAIAQIFLDAKSAKAGLNSNSEYLTGVWTGIVTSLYDKRKKAELTLKSTRNGMFEGEIEFTRSRKRETYPVVVKSSTKDSLHLIAVTPMFADFRLRIDSNDNLEGVWQHEFVRKPNQDEDEFWKGREVSFKK is encoded by the coding sequence ATGGTCAGAAGAATCACAGTATTAATTTCATATTTCTTATTGAGCTATTCTTTGGTAGCACAAGAATATGAACAAGCAATTGCCAAAGCGAGATTCCTCATTCAGGAACATCAAAAGCAAACTAAGATTCCTGGGCTGCAAGTAGCCGTAATGATTGATGGTGAAATGATTTGGAATGAAGAAATGGGCTATGCTGATCTGGAAAATGCTGTTCCAGTTACGAGCCAAACTCAGTTTAGAACGGCTAGTCTTGCAAAACCATTGACCTCCATAGCCCTAGGAAAGATGCTGGAAGAGAATCTGATAAGTTTAGACAATACTGTTGAGGATTTCTTTCCTGATTATCCTGCTCCCGCAAAGCAAATTACAGTACGGCAATTAGCCGGATCCATTTCAGGAATCCGACATTATAATGAAGCAGATCCTAAGTTCAGAACTGAAAACTACAAAACAGTTCAAGATGCGATAACCATTTTTCGAGATGATCCACTGGATTTTGAGCCAGCTACTGAATATGGCTATTCAAGCTATGGCTGGGTACTCTTGAGCGCTATAATGGAGAAAGCTGCTGGTGTTTCTTTTGAAAAAATAATGAATAACAGTTGGAATCAGCTTGGAGCTGACAATACTTCATTTGATTCTCCTAATCATGATTCTGAGGACATCAGTAAATTTTATATTAAAGGAAGAAAAAGCCGAGAATTGGCACCTTTTGAAAATAGGTCATTCATGTATGCTGGTGGCGGTTATTTGTCAACTGCGGAAGATTTGGTCAGAATTGGGCTTCAGTTTATCAATTTCGATTTTCTCAAAAAATCAACAGTAGATACATTGACCCAATCATTGCATCTTAAAAATGGAGCGTTGACCTATTATGGATTGGGCTGGGAGCTAAGTTCAAGCAAAATTGATACTGAAGTCTGGTATCATAATGGAAGCATGCCCACCGCCAGAACGCATTGGCTTCTTTTGCCAGAAGAGGAGATAGTATTGGCTTATATGAGTAATACAGGTGAACATGTATTCTTTAATGACGCAGAAGCACACGCCATCGCCCAAATTTTTCTGGATGCCAAAAGCGCAAAAGCAGGTCTTAATTCAAACAGTGAGTATTTGACTGGAGTATGGACAGGTATAGTCACTTCTTTGTATGATAAAAGAAAAAAAGCCGAACTCACATTAAAAAGCACTAGAAATGGTATGTTTGAAGGAGAAATTGAGTTTACAAGAAGTCGTAAAAGAGAAACCTATCCGGTTGTTGTAAAATCAAGTACAAAGGATTCCCTCCACCTAATAGCCGTGACGCCCATGTTTGCCGATTTTCGTTTAAGAATAGATTCCAATGACAATCTAGAGGGAGTGTGGCAGCATGAATTTGTACGTAAGCCTAATCAGGATGAAGATGAATTTTGGAAAGGGAGGGAAGTATCATTTAAAAAGTGA
- a CDS encoding retropepsin-like aspartic protease gives MKNIFYVVFIILSSTLTSCSYLKNVQLLSGGELKRQQFVQAIPFEMRKDLIVVKAKVNDDSTEREFIFDTGAFNSKIEKGLAESLSLKTITTKSNSTAAGVTRKIEVTRIDSLVFGETAFYNVGAGKVEYDEQSASPCIAQHGIIGANIMKLAHWKIDYEHQMIYFSDQPFEVKESAYNIEFDNPLLSGTPLISMKIGGKEAQNILFDVGYNGGLVLPIALAKEFEGSDKLFFDRSTTGIYGAKADTLIEKQLEVEIDGFQTSIPVNFSANGKALLGNEFLKHFEVIINYDKNIIQLIERKTVSIDPNAPFIPGVLNDNQWVVDRTTEDLPFVLGDTLTSVNGKTPRELFDNYCDYLKHVGELISTDSLKVLKGNGEEFIIKNKSVSK, from the coding sequence ATGAAAAATATTTTTTACGTAGTATTCATCATCCTTTCCAGTACGTTGACAAGCTGTAGTTATTTGAAAAATGTACAGCTATTGAGTGGCGGAGAATTAAAGCGTCAGCAGTTTGTACAAGCCATCCCTTTTGAAATGAGAAAGGATTTGATTGTGGTAAAAGCAAAAGTAAATGATGATAGCACCGAGCGAGAATTTATTTTTGATACGGGCGCTTTCAATAGCAAAATTGAAAAAGGATTGGCAGAGTCGCTCAGCTTGAAAACCATCACTACCAAATCCAATTCTACCGCAGCTGGAGTAACTAGAAAAATTGAGGTCACTAGAATAGACTCCTTAGTTTTTGGAGAAACGGCTTTTTATAATGTCGGAGCTGGAAAAGTTGAGTATGATGAGCAGTCTGCTAGTCCTTGCATAGCGCAGCATGGCATCATTGGAGCTAATATTATGAAGCTAGCCCACTGGAAAATTGATTACGAACATCAGATGATCTATTTTTCAGATCAACCCTTTGAAGTTAAAGAATCAGCTTACAATATTGAATTTGATAACCCATTGCTTTCTGGAACGCCATTGATTAGTATGAAAATAGGTGGAAAGGAAGCGCAGAATATCCTATTTGATGTAGGCTATAATGGTGGTTTAGTATTACCCATTGCCTTAGCCAAAGAATTTGAAGGAAGTGATAAGCTATTTTTCGACAGATCAACTACTGGAATTTACGGAGCCAAAGCGGATACACTTATTGAAAAACAGTTGGAAGTTGAAATTGATGGATTTCAGACTAGTATTCCTGTTAATTTCTCCGCAAACGGAAAAGCGCTCTTGGGCAATGAGTTTTTGAAGCACTTTGAGGTAATTATTAATTATGATAAGAATATAATTCAGTTGATTGAAAGAAAGACTGTCAGTATTGATCCTAATGCTCCATTCATTCCAGGTGTTTTGAATGATAATCAATGGGTGGTTGATAGAACTACTGAAGATTTACCTTTTGTTTTGGGGGACACATTAACTTCAGTAAATGGCAAAACACCAAGAGAATTATTTGATAATTACTGTGACTATCTAAAGCATGTTGGTGAACTAATAAGTACTGATAGCTTAAAAGTGTTAAAAGGAAACGGAGAAGAATTCATTATTAAGAATAAATCTGTTTCGAAGTGA
- a CDS encoding DUF2306 domain-containing protein, translating to MNYIVQNILFVHICAGAIALLSGAVAISSTKGKGTHQKAGKIYSVAMLVVFITGITIASYKFNKFLFLIAFISYYSVFAGVRILKLKKLHKGQEARWFDWLAGSINFIANFSFVCMAVYYAVTPDVNVPGVLLSAGFGIGGMYLSYINMKPFISKPEKAYHWYTYHLGNMMGGYIATFTAFFSTMVTRFEFMNPFIAFALPSLIGIPFIIYWTNKTELKFNTK from the coding sequence ATGAATTACATAGTTCAAAATATATTATTCGTGCATATTTGCGCAGGGGCAATTGCTTTATTGAGTGGCGCAGTGGCCATAAGTTCCACCAAAGGGAAGGGAACGCATCAAAAAGCTGGGAAAATATACTCAGTGGCAATGTTAGTGGTCTTTATCACTGGAATCACAATAGCTTCTTATAAATTCAATAAGTTCTTATTTTTAATCGCTTTCATCAGCTACTACAGTGTTTTTGCTGGAGTTCGCATATTAAAATTGAAGAAGCTTCACAAAGGGCAGGAAGCCAGATGGTTTGATTGGTTGGCAGGATCAATAAATTTCATAGCCAACTTTTCATTTGTTTGCATGGCCGTTTATTATGCGGTTACACCAGATGTAAATGTGCCTGGCGTATTGCTTTCTGCAGGTTTTGGTATAGGGGGAATGTACCTCAGTTACATCAATATGAAACCATTTATTTCCAAACCTGAAAAAGCCTATCATTGGTACACTTATCATTTAGGAAATATGATGGGAGGCTACATAGCAACCTTCACCGCCTTTTTCTCCACTATGGTAACGCGATTTGAATTCATGAATCCATTTATAGCTTTTGCATTACCTTCACTAATCGGAATCCCATTTATAATATACTGGACCAACAAAACAGAATTAAAATTTAACACAAAATGA
- a CDS encoding LytR/AlgR family response regulator transcription factor, producing the protein MLSIFKKPHPFIFNSGSILIPGIFTFLLILLFRPLGFNSLPLNYVVAFALGFGLIASILVWFTVKLLKFIAPQWMDEDSWTLGKEILLIFTVLVFIVLTIFFIFFSINVTEHSPWELFRTVFVKTLLFSAFPILFMVLFEQYNYQRKQLKEAEKLNQKVKAENGDLDVIHSVTAENGQLVLQLKTNEILWAQSDGNYLELFYLNEAKEIKKELIRNRLKNLADQLPNDTFFHCHKSFLINLLQVQKVQGNARNFEVILRYSNNPIPVARSKSSELKEKINRHI; encoded by the coding sequence ATGCTTTCAATCTTTAAAAAACCGCATCCTTTTATTTTCAATTCGGGAAGTATTCTTATTCCTGGTATTTTCACTTTCCTTTTGATTTTGCTTTTTAGACCGCTGGGATTTAATAGTCTACCGCTCAATTATGTTGTAGCTTTTGCATTAGGCTTTGGCTTGATTGCTTCAATATTGGTTTGGTTTACAGTCAAGCTATTGAAATTTATTGCACCTCAATGGATGGATGAAGATAGTTGGACTTTGGGCAAAGAGATCCTTTTGATCTTTACGGTGCTGGTTTTTATCGTATTAACTATCTTCTTTATCTTTTTCAGTATCAATGTTACAGAGCATAGTCCCTGGGAGCTATTTAGAACGGTTTTCGTCAAAACACTTTTATTTAGTGCTTTCCCTATTCTTTTTATGGTATTATTTGAACAATACAATTACCAAAGGAAACAGTTGAAGGAAGCTGAAAAGTTGAATCAAAAAGTAAAAGCAGAAAATGGAGATTTGGATGTTATTCATTCCGTTACTGCAGAAAATGGCCAACTTGTTTTGCAGTTAAAAACTAACGAAATCCTTTGGGCGCAGTCAGATGGTAATTACCTGGAATTATTTTATTTGAATGAAGCTAAGGAAATCAAGAAAGAGCTCATTCGCAATAGATTAAAGAACTTAGCAGATCAACTTCCGAATGACACCTTTTTTCATTGTCACAAAAGTTTTCTTATTAATCTCCTTCAGGTGCAGAAAGTCCAGGGTAACGCTAGAAACTTTGAAGTTATACTAAGATATAGCAATAATCCCATACCTGTAGCAAGATCAAAATCTTCTGAATTGAAGGAAAAAATCAATCGTCATATATAG
- a CDS encoding DUF1643 domain-containing protein — translation MDWIYETDKTGEYRYSLGKKGKKTLICIGVNPSQAKPEQYDGTVSSVERIASHNQFDSWIMLNIYPQRSADPKLLHYKIEKKYHEENLEVIESFLEEDEVVIWAAWGNLIDTRPFLKHCLSDIFNMSQFYECQWLSAGKPLKAGHPRHPLYLKKTTILSEFDMEHYMETVIQPEDDIS, via the coding sequence ATGGATTGGATTTACGAGACTGATAAAACTGGTGAGTACCGCTATTCTTTAGGTAAAAAAGGAAAAAAGACCTTGATATGTATTGGCGTAAATCCAAGTCAGGCCAAACCTGAACAATATGATGGAACAGTATCTTCAGTGGAAAGAATAGCAAGTCACAATCAATTTGATAGTTGGATTATGCTGAATATCTATCCTCAAAGAAGTGCGGATCCAAAACTGCTTCATTACAAAATTGAAAAGAAATACCATGAAGAGAATTTGGAGGTAATTGAGTCTTTTCTTGAGGAGGACGAAGTAGTTATATGGGCTGCTTGGGGAAATCTGATTGACACAAGACCATTTTTAAAGCACTGTTTATCAGATATTTTTAACATGAGCCAATTTTATGAATGTCAATGGCTATCTGCTGGTAAACCATTGAAAGCAGGACACCCAAGGCATCCTTTGTATCTAAAAAAGACTACCATCTTATCCGAATTCGATATGGAGCACTATATGGAAACGGTCATTCAACCTGAGGATGATATATCTTAG
- a CDS encoding penicillin acylase family protein — protein MKNVLLFFFIFNAVTLYSQISPENIDIVRDRWGVAHIYAEKDAEVAYGLAWAHAEDDFKTIQSTLIAGKLMAGRQFGKDGAGIDFFTQFIGAPDLVREKKHQLSLEFLALLDGYVQGINSYALHHKQEVVHRKLFPVTDDDMLTAFVLSLSAMSGADKIVGDIVADKQFNNPYKGIGSNGIAISKSKTTTGESFLAVNSHQPFEGPASWYEVHLTSEEGWNMLGSLFPASPTIFHGVNENLGWAHTVNHPDKMDIYQLRMHPDKKEHYYFDGEILALEKRKAKLKVKILGIPIPLSKTYYQSVYGPTLKNDHGFFALTFAANQDLKAIQQWYEMTKTKDLEEFKSVVSQLYLPDFNIVYADKYHHIFYVSNAKLPVRNPAYNWRKVLQGDTSATLWSKYHSFEELPQYTDPKAGYLFNMNNSPFNATDHAENLDSLDFPAEMGFSLTDNNRSIRFQNLMSKEEKLSYEDFKRLKFDIQYPDQFQFREDVNIIFELNPKDYPEIQKFLEILQNWDRKAEKESVGAGLMKVLISNAEGKEIDRTTAIEIVKRSQAQLIDEFGTIVVPLSKLQVHKRGEKEMAIDGLPDVIAPMYTQKLAGGLKEKTYVGESYILLARFGEGLPKLESIMPYGASSKAESPHYTDQMEMFVNKELKPMTLDKEEIYKNAAKIYHPQVE, from the coding sequence ATGAAAAACGTCCTTCTATTTTTCTTTATTTTCAATGCCGTCACACTTTATTCTCAAATCTCACCAGAAAATATTGATATAGTTCGTGATCGATGGGGAGTTGCACATATTTACGCAGAGAAAGATGCAGAAGTAGCTTATGGATTAGCTTGGGCGCATGCTGAAGACGATTTTAAAACCATTCAATCCACATTGATAGCTGGGAAACTTATGGCTGGAAGGCAATTCGGAAAAGATGGAGCAGGAATAGATTTCTTTACTCAATTTATCGGTGCTCCCGACTTAGTGCGTGAAAAGAAGCATCAACTATCCCTTGAGTTTCTGGCGCTTTTGGATGGATATGTACAGGGAATTAATTCTTATGCACTTCATCATAAGCAAGAAGTAGTGCATAGAAAACTATTTCCAGTTACAGATGATGATATGTTGACTGCTTTTGTCCTTTCGCTTTCTGCCATGAGTGGTGCAGATAAAATTGTAGGCGATATTGTTGCGGATAAACAGTTCAATAATCCATATAAAGGAATAGGCTCAAATGGAATTGCCATTAGCAAGTCTAAAACAACCACTGGAGAAAGTTTTTTGGCCGTAAATTCTCATCAACCTTTCGAGGGTCCAGCCAGCTGGTATGAGGTTCATTTGACTAGTGAAGAAGGCTGGAATATGTTGGGTTCTTTATTCCCAGCTAGCCCAACAATATTTCATGGAGTAAATGAAAATTTAGGATGGGCGCATACAGTCAATCACCCAGATAAAATGGATATTTATCAATTACGAATGCATCCTGATAAAAAGGAGCATTACTATTTCGATGGAGAAATCTTAGCTCTTGAAAAGCGAAAAGCTAAACTAAAAGTTAAGATTTTAGGAATTCCGATTCCTTTGTCAAAAACCTATTATCAAAGTGTTTATGGTCCGACCTTAAAAAATGATCATGGTTTTTTTGCTTTAACTTTTGCAGCAAATCAGGATTTGAAAGCAATCCAGCAATGGTATGAAATGACAAAAACGAAAGATCTTGAGGAATTTAAAAGCGTAGTTTCTCAACTCTATTTGCCTGATTTTAATATAGTATATGCAGACAAATACCATCATATTTTCTATGTAAGCAATGCTAAATTACCCGTACGGAACCCAGCATATAACTGGAGAAAGGTTTTACAAGGTGATACCTCCGCTACCCTTTGGAGCAAGTATCATTCTTTTGAAGAATTACCTCAATATACAGATCCAAAAGCAGGCTACTTATTTAATATGAATAATAGCCCTTTTAATGCTACAGATCATGCTGAAAATCTTGATTCTTTGGATTTTCCTGCTGAAATGGGCTTTTCTCTAACGGATAACAATAGAAGCATTCGATTTCAAAACCTCATGAGCAAAGAAGAGAAATTAAGTTATGAAGATTTTAAAAGGCTAAAATTCGATATTCAATATCCTGATCAATTTCAATTCAGGGAGGATGTGAATATTATTTTCGAGTTAAACCCTAAGGATTATCCTGAAATTCAGAAGTTCCTAGAAATCCTTCAGAACTGGGACAGAAAAGCAGAGAAGGAAAGTGTTGGAGCAGGATTGATGAAAGTGCTGATTAGTAATGCCGAAGGAAAAGAAATTGATAGGACTACAGCAATCGAAATTGTTAAAAGATCCCAAGCTCAACTGATAGACGAATTTGGGACAATTGTAGTACCGCTCAGTAAGTTACAGGTACATAAGCGAGGGGAGAAAGAAATGGCTATCGATGGACTGCCAGATGTAATTGCCCCAATGTACACTCAGAAATTGGCAGGGGGCTTGAAGGAAAAGACTTATGTAGGAGAATCGTATATTTTACTGGCTCGATTTGGGGAAGGTTTGCCAAAATTGGAATCTATTATGCCTTACGGGGCTTCCTCAAAAGCTGAAAGTCCTCATTATACGGATCAAATGGAAATGTTTGTCAATAAGGAACTAAAGCCTATGACTTTAGATAAAGAGGAAATTTATAAAAATGCGGCTAAGATATATCATCCTCAGGTTGAATGA
- a CDS encoding bestrophin family protein: MIKYNPKNWFGLIFHSYSRQVVRTLFPFLTIMAIYTAAVTFLIEDYFELEFNSTTVVHSLLGIVLGLFLVFRVNSAYDRWYEGRKLWGLLLNNSRNLASKLNAMLSLENKEDRSFFEEMIPAFAFALKDHLRKGAKIKHLKIKDKSIVKYLENKEHIPNAITGLIYKRLNQLLKDGNLTPNQFLVLDKEMKEFSDILGGCERIKNTPIPYSYSMFIKKFVFTYTITLPLAFITEFHYITIPIVIFIFFILVSVELIAEEIEEPFGGDVNDLPTQELSEKIEKNVKELFNS, encoded by the coding sequence ATGATTAAATATAATCCAAAAAACTGGTTCGGCCTTATTTTTCATTCCTATAGCCGACAGGTCGTCAGAACCCTATTTCCATTTTTAACAATAATGGCAATATATACTGCTGCTGTTACTTTTTTAATTGAAGATTATTTTGAGTTAGAATTTAACAGCACTACGGTTGTTCATTCACTTTTAGGGATTGTATTGGGTTTATTTTTGGTTTTTAGAGTAAATTCTGCTTACGACAGATGGTATGAAGGCCGAAAATTATGGGGTTTGTTGCTGAACAACTCAAGGAATTTAGCCTCAAAGTTAAATGCCATGCTTTCTTTAGAAAATAAAGAAGACAGAAGTTTTTTCGAGGAAATGATCCCAGCATTTGCTTTTGCCTTGAAAGACCACTTAAGGAAAGGTGCGAAAATCAAACATTTAAAAATTAAAGATAAATCAATCGTAAAATATCTTGAGAATAAAGAGCACATACCAAATGCTATAACAGGCTTGATTTATAAAAGACTAAATCAACTTTTGAAAGATGGGAATTTAACACCTAATCAATTTCTGGTCCTCGATAAAGAAATGAAAGAATTTTCTGACATTTTAGGTGGTTGCGAAAGAATTAAAAATACACCTATTCCCTATTCTTACAGTATGTTTATCAAAAAATTCGTGTTCACCTATACTATTACACTCCCTTTAGCTTTCATTACTGAGTTTCATTATATCACAATTCCTATCGTCATATTTATATTCTTTATTTTAGTCAGCGTGGAATTGATAGCTGAAGAAATAGAAGAACCTTTTGGAGGAGATGTGAATGATTTACCGACTCAAGAGTTATCCGAGAAAATTGAAAAAAACGTTAAGGAATTATTCAATTCATAA
- a CDS encoding peptidoglycan DD-metalloendopeptidase family protein, with translation MQIDQKNIFPIMGEWLNQENSIQLDFSNQNADLLKLDLQSTPIFNDYVFGFLQKKNKKFGHGGYLENRMIYQRSTHFQQGESRCMHLGVDVWCEALHSLYAPLDSKVHSFADNNNFGDYGPTIILQHELEGEEFYTLYGHLSLVSLKNIAIGDFIQKGKEFSELGPFPENGDWPPHLHFQLISDMKNLKGDFPGVCAPSELETFKQLCPDPNNFLLSDS, from the coding sequence ATGCAAATAGACCAGAAAAATATATTTCCTATCATGGGAGAATGGCTTAATCAAGAAAACAGTATACAACTAGATTTCTCTAATCAAAATGCTGATTTATTAAAGCTTGATCTACAATCGACCCCGATTTTCAATGATTACGTATTTGGTTTTTTGCAGAAAAAAAACAAAAAATTTGGTCATGGTGGCTATTTGGAAAACCGTATGATCTATCAAAGAAGTACCCATTTTCAACAGGGGGAATCACGCTGCATGCATCTTGGTGTTGATGTTTGGTGTGAAGCTTTGCATTCGCTCTATGCTCCGCTAGATTCAAAAGTCCACAGCTTTGCCGATAATAATAATTTTGGAGATTACGGCCCCACTATTATACTTCAACATGAACTAGAAGGGGAAGAATTTTATACGCTTTATGGCCATTTAAGCCTCGTAAGTTTAAAAAACATAGCCATCGGGGATTTCATCCAGAAAGGTAAGGAATTCAGTGAATTAGGTCCATTTCCTGAGAACGGAGACTGGCCGCCTCATTTACATTTTCAATTGATTTCGGATATGAAGAATTTGAAAGGTGATTTCCCTGGAGTTTGTGCTCCTTCGGAATTAGAGACTTTTAAGCAGCTATGCCCTGATCCTAATAATTTCTTGCTATCAGATTCTTAG
- a CDS encoding NADP-dependent oxidoreductase, which yields MKALKITGYGEIAKNVDIKEIENPKVGDNQVLIEVYAASINPIDYKIIEGAMKNIRSLSFPAPIGFDVAGKVVDKGEKVNDFNLGDEVFARVPTDSPGTFAEMIAVDQKAVCQKPAAMTFVEAASIPLVGLTTVQVFQKSDLKSGDKVLIHAGSGGVGSFAIQYAKAQGAYVYTTTSTKNVDWVKDLGADQVIDYKKEDYLNIIEDVDVVYDTLGGDYTKDAFKILKKGGKVISIAGDPDNETAKELGLNGLIRFLLKLKRFKIDQLAKEKNALYKFVMMHADGSQLNDIKDLIENKNIAAVVDKEFPFSEAVSALEYVQKGHAKGKVVLNMK from the coding sequence ATGAAGGCATTAAAAATTACTGGCTATGGTGAAATAGCTAAAAACGTAGATATAAAGGAAATAGAAAATCCGAAAGTAGGCGATAATCAGGTTTTAATAGAGGTATATGCTGCAAGTATCAATCCTATAGATTATAAAATCATTGAAGGAGCCATGAAAAATATCAGGTCGTTGTCTTTTCCAGCTCCAATTGGTTTTGACGTTGCCGGCAAAGTGGTAGATAAAGGGGAGAAGGTAAACGATTTCAATCTCGGAGATGAGGTTTTTGCAAGAGTTCCTACAGATTCGCCTGGGACTTTTGCGGAAATGATAGCGGTAGACCAGAAAGCCGTTTGTCAGAAACCTGCTGCAATGACTTTTGTGGAAGCTGCTAGTATTCCGCTAGTGGGCTTGACAACAGTGCAAGTATTTCAAAAATCCGATCTTAAGTCAGGAGATAAAGTATTAATTCATGCGGGTTCTGGTGGAGTAGGAAGTTTCGCCATTCAATATGCTAAAGCACAAGGTGCTTATGTTTACACCACTACCAGCACAAAAAATGTGGATTGGGTCAAAGACCTTGGTGCGGATCAAGTCATTGATTACAAAAAAGAGGATTATCTTAACATCATTGAAGATGTAGATGTCGTTTATGATACCCTTGGAGGCGATTATACAAAGGACGCATTTAAGATTCTGAAAAAGGGCGGCAAAGTAATTAGTATAGCCGGAGATCCGGATAATGAAACGGCTAAAGAATTAGGTTTAAACGGATTGATTAGGTTCTTACTAAAGCTTAAGCGCTTTAAAATAGATCAGTTGGCTAAGGAAAAAAATGCACTCTATAAGTTCGTAATGATGCACGCGGATGGATCTCAGCTCAATGACATTAAAGACCTTATTGAAAATAAGAATATTGCAGCAGTGGTCGATAAAGAATTCCCTTTTTCTGAAGCTGTAAGTGCTTTAGAATATGTACAGAAGGGACATGCTAAGGGAAAAGTCGTACTGAATATGAAGTAG